The nucleotide window CTCGGTCGGCTTCCCGGCCAACCACCCGCCCATGCACACGTTCCTCGGCGCACCGATCATGGTGCGCGGGGAGGTCTTCGGCAGTCTCTACCTGACCGAGAAGCGGTCCGCGGAGGACTTCTCCGAGGTCGACGAGACCGTTGTCGCGGTACTCGCGGTCGCCGCCGGTATCGCCGTCGACAACGCGGGCCTCTTCGAGCGGGCCCGCACGCGGCATCGCTGGATGCAGGTCCTCGCCCGGCGTGGGTCGGAGCCATTAGCCGGAATCGCACTGTCGGACACCATGTCCCGCATGTGCGCGGATGTCGCCGACCTGGTCGGCGCCGTCGATGTCTACCTGTTCACCGAGCTGGCCGGGGAGGTGGAACTGCGCGGTCACACCGGGGAGCCGGTGGAGGTCGACACCTTCATCGCGCCGGATGCCACGTCTCTACGGGTGCAGCGCTCCGGGCAGATCGCGGAGTCGCTCATCCGGCGTGGCGCCCGCTGGACCTCGGTGCAGCCACTGCAACGCGCGTCGGGCGCGTTCGGCTGGATGCTGATCACCCACCGCAATCGCCCGTACTGGGATGACGAGGAGATCGCCGGTCTCGCCGGTGTGGCCGAGGTCGCCTCGCTGGCGGTGGTCTACGCCGAACAGCAGCAGATCGCCCGCGATCTCGAGGTGCTCGAGGATCGGCACCGGATCGCCCGAGACCTGCACGATCACGTGATACAGCGACTCTTCGCGGTCGGCATGTCGGTGCAGACGCTGCTCGCCGGGACCACCGATCCCGCCGCCGCCACAGCGCGCCTCGAGCAGATCATGACCGACCTGGACCGCACGATCGCGCAGATCCGCACCTCGATCTTCGATCTGCAGACGGCCTATGGACCCGATGCCGACCCGACGCTGCGACGGCGGGTGATCGACATCGTCTCCGAACTGTCCGGGCACGCGTCGATCTCGCCGAGCGTGGAGTTCGACGGCCCGGTCGACACAGTGGTGCCGGACGCGCTCGGACCGCATATCGACGCGGTCCTGCGGGAGGGATTGAGCAACGCCCTCCGGCACGCGCGGGCCGAGCGCATCGCCGTCTCGGTGACCGCCGACGACGTGCTGACGGTCGAGATCAGCGACGACGGCATCGGCATCGGTGCCGACGTCACCTACCGCGGACTGGAGAACCTGACCCGGCGGGCCGAGGACTGCGACGGGACGTTCAGCGTCCTCACGCGCAGGGGCGGGACGACGCTCACCTGGTCGGTGCCCCTCCTCGGATAGCTCAGGCCCTGCCGTCGCGGAGTCTGGTCGCCATCACCGCGACCTGGGTGCGTCGCTGCATGTCCAGCTTGCCCAGGATGCGGGACACGTAGTTCTTGATCGTCTTCTCCGCCAAGAACATCCGCTCGGCGATCTGCCGATTGGTCAGACCCTCGCCGATGAGGGCGAACACCTCGCGCTCCTGATGGGTCAGCTCGGCGAGCGGGTCCTTCTCGGTCTGCTTGCCGTCGCGCAGCTTGGCCAGCAGTGCGGCCGTGGACCGGTCGTCGAGCAGTGACCCACCACGTCCGACGGTCCGGACCGCGGCGACCAGGTTGTGGCCCAGGATCTGCTTGAGGACGAATCCCGAGGCGCCGGCGAGGACCGCGGCGAGCAGCGCATCGTCATCGGCGTAGCTCGTCAGCATCAGGCACTTGATCCCGGGTTCGGCGGCGCGCACGTCCCGGCACAGTTCGACGCCGTTGCCGTCGGGCAGCCGGACGTCGAGGACGGCGACGTCGGGTTTGGT belongs to Gordonia sp. KTR9 and includes:
- a CDS encoding GAF domain-containing sensor histidine kinase, with the translated sequence MLDHRLRETLDALADHGADDPALLRELLEAVLVVGQGVELDRALQRIVEVAAGLVDAQYGALGVRGPDGGLSEFVHIGITDAQRATMGHLPVGRGVLGLLIDDPRLHRIHDLGAHPTSVGFPANHPPMHTFLGAPIMVRGEVFGSLYLTEKRSAEDFSEVDETVVAVLAVAAGIAVDNAGLFERARTRHRWMQVLARRGSEPLAGIALSDTMSRMCADVADLVGAVDVYLFTELAGEVELRGHTGEPVEVDTFIAPDATSLRVQRSGQIAESLIRRGARWTSVQPLQRASGAFGWMLITHRNRPYWDDEEIAGLAGVAEVASLAVVYAEQQQIARDLEVLEDRHRIARDLHDHVIQRLFAVGMSVQTLLAGTTDPAAATARLEQIMTDLDRTIAQIRTSIFDLQTAYGPDADPTLRRRVIDIVSELSGHASISPSVEFDGPVDTVVPDALGPHIDAVLREGLSNALRHARAERIAVSVTADDVLTVEISDDGIGIGADVTYRGLENLTRRAEDCDGTFSVLTRRGGTTLTWSVPLLG
- a CDS encoding response regulator, with product MAPVTTDSPTTGPSPSPVRAYLVDDHELVRRGLRDLLGTADDIEVVGEAASVGEALVGILATKPDVAVLDVRLPDGNGVELCRDVRAAEPGIKCLMLTSYADDDALLAAVLAGASGFVLKQILGHNLVAAVRTVGRGGSLLDDRSTAALLAKLRDGKQTEKDPLAELTHQEREVFALIGEGLTNRQIAERMFLAEKTIKNYVSRILGKLDMQRRTQVAVMATRLRDGRA